One window of Lemur catta isolate mLemCat1 chromosome 3, mLemCat1.pri, whole genome shotgun sequence genomic DNA carries:
- the DIO1 gene encoding type I iodothyronine deiodinase → MGLPWPRLWLKRLWVLLQVAVHVAVGKVLLTLFPERVTQHILSLGQQTGMAKNPHFTHDNWVPTFFSTQYFWFVLKVRWQQLEDMTERGGLAPNCPVVHLSGQRCNIWDFMQGNRPLVLNFGSCTUPSFLFKFDQFKRLVEDFSSIADFLIIYIEEAHASDGWAFKNNVDIRKHRNLQDRLWAAHMLLARSPQCPVVVDTMENQSSQRYAALPERLYVLQEGRILYKGKPGPWNYHPEEVRAVLEKLDN, encoded by the exons ATGGGGCTGCCCTGGCCCAGGCTGTGGCTGAAGAGGCTCTGGGTACTCTTGCAGGTGGCCGTGCATGTGGCTGTGGGCAAAGTGCTACTGACACTGTTTCCAGAGAGAGTCACGCAGCACATCCTGTCCCTAGGCCAGCAGACTGGGATGGCCAAGAACCCCCACTTCACCCATGACAACTGGGTCCCGACCTTCTTCAGCACCCAGTATTTCTGGTTTGTCCTGAAGGTCCGTTGGCAGCAACTGGAGGACATGACTGAGCGAGGGGGTCTCGCCCCAAACTGCCCGGTGGTCCACCTCTCAGGACAGAGGTGCAACATTTGGGACTTCATGCAAG gCAACAGGCCACTGGTGCTGAATTTTGGGAGTTGCACCTGACCTTCGTTTCTTTTCAAATTTGACCAATTTAAGAGACTTGTTGAAGACTTTAGTTCCATAGCAGATTTTCTCATCATTTACATTGAAGAAGCACATGCATCAG ATGGCTGGGCTTTTAAGAACAACGTGGACATCAGGAAGCACCGGAACCTCCAGGACCGCCTGTGGGCAGCCCACATGCTGCTGGCCAGGAGCCCCCAGTGCCCTGTGGTGGTGGACACGATGGAGAACCAGAGCAGCCAGCGCTATGCGGCGCTGCCCGAGAGGCTCTACGTACTCCAGGAGGGCAGGATCCTCTACAAG GGTAAACCCGGCCCTTGGAACTACCATCCAGAGGAAGTTCGTGCTGTCCTGGAAAAGCTCGACAATTAA